A window of Christiangramia forsetii KT0803 contains these coding sequences:
- a CDS encoding 2TM domain-containing protein has product MKTNYKENISYRAAQKRVKDIKGFYIHLVVYLFINIAIFVVSTQNEGFINGLSNLSNYTTIFFWGIGLFAHWASVFGPGFLFGKKWEEKKIQELMDKDKKQIWK; this is encoded by the coding sequence ATGAAAACTAATTATAAAGAAAACATCAGTTATAGGGCGGCTCAAAAAAGAGTGAAAGATATTAAAGGTTTTTATATTCATCTGGTAGTCTATCTTTTCATCAATATTGCCATTTTCGTGGTGAGTACTCAGAATGAGGGATTTATTAACGGATTGTCTAATCTATCCAATTACACCACGATATTTTTCTGGGGAATAGGATTATTCGCTCACTGGGCAAGTGTTTTTGGCCCTGGGTTTTTATTCGGAAAGAAATGGGAAGAAAAAAAGATCCAGGAACTAATGGATAAGGATAAGAAGCAGATCTGGAAATAG
- a CDS encoding 2TM domain-containing protein, whose protein sequence is MKLFLKILRITVIICVIVVLIETAFSDRPLNKLLEPELWGMYFMYTFVLTCINGFYFYYFSVKIGWEGAGLKRILGGAIGSIILTLIGFFICRLIDKTLINEVPVEEFLSNETFGNYIFPLLFTAIVSMFFHLIYFYKALQEKRVKEQKIIAGTASAKFDALKNQLDPHFLFNSLNVLASLIDENPDQAQRFTTGLSKIYRYVLEQKDKELVSLQEELKFANTYMKLLKMRFEDSIYFELPEALSNDEAKVVPLSLQLLLENTIKHNIVNENKPLRIKIYEVDGYLIVENNFQKKEVLGTRKGVGLQNIVNRYHVVTERKVLIEQTENFFRVKLPVLTKQISVMETVDNNQENAYFKAKQRVKEMKEFYGNLISYCVVIPFLIFINYYTYWSFQWFWFPLFGWGIGLTIHGFSVFGYGSDWEERKIQEIMAKDKQQTKSWK, encoded by the coding sequence ATGAAATTGTTTCTCAAAATATTAAGAATCACAGTGATTATCTGCGTAATCGTTGTTTTAATAGAAACCGCCTTTTCAGACAGACCCCTAAACAAACTTCTGGAACCGGAACTTTGGGGAATGTATTTTATGTACACATTTGTTCTTACCTGTATAAATGGATTCTATTTTTATTATTTCAGTGTAAAAATTGGTTGGGAGGGAGCTGGTCTTAAAAGAATCTTAGGAGGAGCTATAGGCTCTATAATTCTTACATTAATAGGATTCTTTATTTGTCGGTTAATTGACAAAACGTTGATCAATGAGGTGCCTGTAGAGGAGTTTTTAAGTAATGAAACTTTCGGTAATTATATATTTCCATTGCTGTTTACGGCAATAGTTTCCATGTTTTTTCATCTTATATATTTCTACAAAGCACTTCAGGAAAAGAGGGTTAAGGAACAAAAGATTATTGCTGGAACGGCTTCTGCTAAGTTTGATGCTCTTAAGAATCAGCTAGACCCGCATTTTCTTTTTAATAGTTTAAATGTACTGGCTTCGCTTATCGATGAAAATCCAGATCAGGCACAACGTTTTACTACCGGATTATCCAAAATATACCGGTACGTTCTGGAACAAAAGGACAAAGAACTGGTAAGTCTACAGGAAGAGTTGAAGTTTGCGAACACCTATATGAAGCTTCTGAAAATGCGCTTTGAGGATAGCATTTATTTTGAATTACCTGAAGCGCTTTCTAATGATGAGGCAAAAGTAGTTCCTTTATCATTGCAGCTATTATTAGAAAATACTATAAAACACAATATCGTCAATGAGAACAAGCCATTAAGGATTAAAATTTATGAAGTGGATGGCTATCTTATTGTAGAAAATAATTTTCAGAAAAAGGAGGTTTTAGGTACAAGAAAAGGGGTAGGACTTCAAAATATAGTTAATCGCTATCATGTGGTAACCGAAAGAAAAGTACTTATAGAACAAACAGAAAATTTTTTCAGGGTAAAACTCCCTGTGCTAACCAAACAAATTTCAGTTATGGAAACAGTAGACAACAATCAGGAAAATGCTTATTTCAAAGCAAAGCAAAGAGTAAAGGAGATGAAAGAGTTCTATGGCAATTTGATTTCTTATTGCGTAGTAATTCCATTCCTAATTTTTATTAATTATTACACTTACTGGAGTTTTCAATGGTTCTGGTTCCCACTTTTTGGATGGGGAATAGGCCTTACAATTCACGGTTTTTCGGTATTTGGATATGGTTCAGACTGGGAGGAACGTAAGATCCAGGAGATCATGGCAAAGGATAAGCAACAAACTAAATCTTGGAAATAA
- a CDS encoding LytR/AlgR family response regulator transcription factor: MLSKIDIVAETMLHSVAEAVEWFNTNEHPDLIFLDIQLSDGISFEIFDHIETESAIVFTTAYDEYALRAFKLNSIDYLLKPIDEEELEAAVSKFKNSKKSSSDNIDVNQLRSLLRLGGAKKSFKSRFTAQVGQHLKLVDISNIACFYSENKASYIHCNSGRNYPVDIPLEQLENELDPEKFYRINRKCILNINAINDIVSYTNSRLEIKLENFHEFQLIVSRERVKDFKSWLNN, from the coding sequence ATGCTTTCTAAGATAGACATAGTAGCCGAAACAATGCTGCATTCTGTAGCTGAAGCTGTAGAGTGGTTTAATACCAATGAACATCCAGATCTTATCTTTCTGGACATCCAGCTTAGTGACGGAATTTCCTTTGAAATTTTCGATCATATAGAGACCGAAAGTGCCATTGTTTTCACTACCGCATATGATGAATATGCTTTAAGGGCGTTTAAACTGAATAGTATAGACTATTTATTAAAACCAATAGATGAGGAGGAGCTGGAAGCGGCTGTTAGTAAGTTCAAAAACTCCAAAAAATCATCTTCAGACAATATTGATGTGAATCAATTAAGGTCGCTTCTCAGGCTAGGCGGAGCAAAGAAAAGTTTTAAGTCGAGATTTACAGCTCAGGTAGGTCAGCATCTTAAACTGGTAGATATATCTAATATAGCATGTTTCTATTCTGAAAACAAAGCCAGTTATATACATTGTAATTCCGGCAGAAATTATCCCGTAGATATTCCGCTAGAGCAATTAGAGAATGAACTTGATCCCGAAAAATTCTATAGGATCAACCGAAAGTGCATATTAAATATCAATGCTATAAATGATATTGTTTCTTACACAAATTCAAGACTGGAGATAAAACTTGAAAATTTTCATGAATTTCAGCTTATCGTAAGTAGAGAAAGGGTTAAGGACTTCAAATCCTGGTTAAACAACTGA